A single window of Crassostrea angulata isolate pt1a10 chromosome 8, ASM2561291v2, whole genome shotgun sequence DNA harbors:
- the LOC128159940 gene encoding periostin-like translates to MMKAILPLCLIGFALCQEGNIVQVAKKLGATTLLEFATEAGLADTLATGGPFTVFAPTNEAFAKLPPKVVEFLKKNKEALQEVLKFHVLSGKTYSSQLKNELVVQTLDPKLSVRINIYQNGKVITADGSPVVLADQNATNGVIHVINRVEFPIPVMDVVKTAERLSELGTLVKAVVAAGLQNTLSGPGPFTVFAPTDQAFAALPPGTLDNLLKNKTALTDVLTYHVVSGTYFSSGLTSGAVPTVEGKSVNIVVGQGVKVNGANVVVADEAVTNGVIHIIDKVLIPPSFT, encoded by the exons ATGATGAAGGCGATTCTTCCTCTCTGTTTAATTGGGTTTGCACTGTGCCAAGAAGGCAACATTGTACAGGTTGCAAAAAAGCTTGGAGCAACAACCTTGTTAGAGTTTGCAACGGAGGCTGGTCTGGCAGATACTTTGGCTACTGGAG GACCGTTCACCGTTTTTGCCCCTACTAACGAAGCTTTCGCCAAACTACCACCAAAGGTGGTGGAATTCttgaagaaaaacaaagaaGCTTTACAGGAGGTTCTTAAATTCCATGTTCTCAGTGGAAAGACGTATTCAAGTCAGCTTAAAAATGAACTTGTAGTACAGACGCTTGACCCAAAGCTAAGCGTCAGAATCAACATTTACCAAAACGGCAAG GTCATCACAGCTGATGGAAGTCCGGTAGTTCTAGCAGATCAGAATGCGACCAATGGCGTCATCCACGTCATCAACCGAGTGGAGTTTCCTATCCCTGTGATGGATGTAGTGAAGACAGCGGAGCGACTGAGTGAGCTGGGAACTCTGGTGAAGGCCGTAGTAGCAGCAGGTCTGCAGAATACCTTGTCAG gcCCAGGCCCATTCACCGTGTTTGCTCCAACGGACCAAGCTTTTGCTGCCCTGCCACCCGGGACGCTAGATAATTTACTGAAAAACAAAACGGCACTCACAG ACGTACTTACATACCACGTGGTCAGCGGCACCTACTTTAGTTCAGGACTAACATCTGGAGCAGTCCCAACTGTCGAAGGCAAGAGTGTCAACATCGTCGTTGGGCAAG GTGTAAAGGTGAATGGCGCCAATGTTGTGGTGGCTGACGAAGCTGTAACTAATGGAGTTATTCATATCATTGACAAAGTCCTTATACCTCCTTcttttacttga
- the LOC128161752 gene encoding periostin-like, with protein MMKAILPLCLIGFALCQEGNIVQVAKKLGATTLLEFATEAGLADTLATGGPFTVFAPTNEAFAKLPPKVVEFLKKNKEALQEVLKFHVLSGKTYSSQLKNELVVQTLDPKLSVRINIYQNGKVITADGSPVVLADQNATNGVIHVINRVEFPIPVMDVVKTAERLSELGTLVKAVVAAGLQNTLSGPGPFTVFAPTDQAFAALPPGTLDNLLKNKTALTDVLTYHVVSGTYFSSGLTSGAVPTVEGKSVNIVVGQGVKVNGANVVVADEAVTNGVIHIIDKVLIPPSFT; from the exons ATGATGAAAGCGATTCTTCCTCTCTGTTTAATTGGGTTTGCACTGTGCCAAGAAGGCAACATTGTACAGGTTGCAAAAAAGCTTGGAGCAACAACCTTGTTAGAGTTTGCAACGGAGGCTGGTCTGGCAGATACTTTGGCTACTGGAG GACCATTCACCGTTTTTGCCCCTACTAACGAAGCTTTCGCCAAACTACCACCAAAGGTGGTGGAATTCttgaagaaaaacaaagaaGCTTTACAGGAGGTTCTTAAATTCCATGTTCTTAGTGGAAAGACGTATTCAAGTCAGCTTAAAAATGAACTTGTAGTACAGACGCTTGACCCAAAGCTAAGCGTCAGAATCAACATTTACCAAAACGGCAAG GTCATCACAGCTGATGGAAGTCCGGTAGTTCTAGCAGATCAGAATGCGACCAATGGCGTCATCCACGTCATCAACCGAGTGGAGTTTCCTATCCCTGTGATGGATGTAGTGAAGACAGCGGAGCGACTGAGTGAGCTGGGAACTCTGGTGAAGGCCGTAGTAGCAGCAGGTCTGCAGAATACCTTGTCAG gcCCAGGCCCATTCACCGTGTTTGCTCCAACGGACCAAGCTTTTGCTGCCCTGCCACCCGGGACGCTAGATAATCTACTGAAAAACAAAACGGCACTCACAG ACGTACTTACATACCACGTGGTCAGCGGCACCTACTTTAGTTCAGGACTAACATCTGGAGCAGTCCCAACTGTAGAAGGCAAGAGTGTCAACATCGTCGTTGGGCAAG GTGTAAAGGTGAATGGCGCCAATGTTGTGGTGGCTGACGAAGCTGTAACTAATGGAGTTATTCATATCATTGACAAAGTCCTTATACCTCCTTcttttacttga